A stretch of Streptomyces vietnamensis DNA encodes these proteins:
- a CDS encoding SIMPL domain-containing protein, whose protein sequence is MTIRRPSAARTSRLLAATAVLGGLLAGTAAPALAVAPERTALRTTALKAAPDTATVTVTGNGRASAAPDLAILSAGVEATRPTAKEAMAAQTTAAEALLDVLHKQGIADRDIRTDSLALAPVYTQNTSGDSKVTGYQAGQSFSVKVRDIDRTGQVVGAVNEAIGNVGRINGVVFDVADPSALRAKAREAAYRDAYDKASQHAQLSGHRLGRLVSLSEGESVRPGPGAAPAVPADEPSVPLAPGEIEEQVTVSAVYELI, encoded by the coding sequence GTGACGATCCGCCGGCCCAGCGCCGCCCGCACCTCCCGTCTGCTCGCCGCCACCGCCGTGCTCGGCGGCCTCCTCGCCGGCACCGCGGCCCCCGCCCTGGCCGTCGCGCCCGAGCGGACCGCCCTCCGTACCACCGCCCTGAAGGCCGCCCCGGACACGGCCACGGTCACCGTCACGGGCAACGGCCGCGCGTCCGCCGCGCCCGACCTGGCGATCCTGTCCGCCGGGGTCGAGGCCACCCGCCCGACGGCGAAGGAGGCGATGGCGGCACAGACCACCGCGGCCGAGGCGCTGCTCGACGTGCTGCACAAGCAGGGGATCGCCGACCGGGACATCCGCACCGACAGCCTCGCGCTGGCCCCCGTCTACACCCAGAACACCAGCGGGGACAGCAAGGTGACCGGCTATCAGGCGGGGCAGTCGTTCTCCGTGAAGGTCCGCGACATCGACAGGACCGGCCAGGTCGTCGGGGCCGTCAACGAAGCCATCGGGAACGTGGGCCGGATCAACGGGGTCGTCTTCGACGTCGCCGACCCGTCGGCGCTGCGGGCGAAGGCCCGCGAGGCCGCCTACCGGGACGCGTACGACAAGGCCTCGCAGCACGCCCAGCTGAGCGGGCACCGGCTCGGCCGGCTCGTCTCGCTGAGCGAGGGCGAGTCCGTACGCCCCGGCCCCGGCGCCGCCCCCGCCGTCCCCGCGGACGAGCCGAGCGTCCCGCTGGCGCCCGGCGAGATCGAGGAGCAGGTCACCGTCTCGGCGGTCTACGAGCTGATCTGA
- a CDS encoding PaaI family thioesterase, which produces MTDAPDLALAQKVLAAQPFSNLLGARLTAFGEGEATLELDIRDDLRQQNGFLHGGVLAYAADNTLTFAAGTVVGARLLTAGFTIDYLRPADGVLLRAHAQVIRAGRSRVVCRCDLSVVDSTGAETLCAVAQGTVAVPEPSPGT; this is translated from the coding sequence GTGACGGACGCTCCGGATTTGGCCCTCGCGCAGAAGGTGCTCGCGGCCCAGCCGTTCAGCAACCTGCTCGGCGCCCGCCTCACGGCCTTCGGGGAAGGCGAGGCGACGCTGGAGCTCGACATCCGCGACGACCTGCGCCAGCAGAACGGATTTCTGCACGGCGGCGTGCTCGCCTACGCGGCGGACAACACGCTGACGTTCGCCGCCGGTACCGTCGTCGGCGCGCGGCTGCTCACCGCCGGGTTCACCATCGACTACTTGCGCCCCGCCGACGGCGTGCTGCTGCGGGCCCATGCTCAGGTCATACGGGCGGGCCGCTCCCGTGTCGTGTGCCGCTGCGACCTGTCGGTCGTGGACAGCACAGGGGCGGAGACCCTGTGCGCGGTGGCACAGGGAACCGTCGCGGTCCCCGAGCCCTCACCGGGAACCTGA
- a CDS encoding DUF6745 domain-containing protein, with protein MGDTEMNRTTAAGRWRAVAAATGPADRATAEAGVRSAYRSAGLAPPERVLWADSPLAAVTLLQGLTGAGRSVRDEVRTRPWAEERRRLHDALGPAGWAAHWQATGARLWDPTRSLADRIRAGVTEAAGADAAEVRLLLLDAVLGQHDAAWLAAFDGHGVRLAGLATVAEHAGWWWPYENAVVICERPVELHRDEAGRLDRGDGPALAFADGFALHAWRGMPVPAEFLAGLAHLTPERIREEENAELRRVMLEYYGYDRYLAASGARHQHRDETGVLWRIELADDEDVVMVEVVNSTPEPDGTHRTYWLRVPPTTRTAREGVAWTFGLRPEAYEPLVQT; from the coding sequence ATGGGGGACACCGAGATGAACCGCACCACCGCGGCGGGCAGGTGGCGGGCCGTCGCCGCCGCCACCGGACCCGCCGATCGCGCCACCGCCGAGGCCGGAGTCCGGTCTGCCTACCGCTCGGCCGGCCTCGCCCCGCCGGAGCGCGTCCTCTGGGCGGACTCGCCGCTCGCGGCCGTCACGCTCCTCCAGGGCCTGACGGGCGCGGGCCGTTCGGTACGGGACGAGGTGCGCACCCGGCCGTGGGCCGAGGAGCGCCGCCGGCTCCACGACGCGCTCGGCCCGGCGGGCTGGGCGGCCCACTGGCAGGCGACCGGTGCCCGGCTCTGGGACCCGACGCGGAGCCTCGCGGACCGGATACGGGCCGGGGTGACGGAAGCGGCGGGCGCCGACGCGGCCGAGGTGCGGCTGCTCCTCCTCGACGCCGTGCTCGGCCAGCACGACGCGGCCTGGCTCGCCGCCTTCGACGGACACGGCGTACGGCTCGCGGGACTCGCCACCGTCGCCGAGCACGCCGGCTGGTGGTGGCCGTACGAGAACGCCGTCGTGATCTGCGAGCGCCCGGTCGAACTCCACCGGGACGAGGCGGGTCGGCTCGACCGGGGCGACGGCCCCGCGCTCGCCTTCGCCGACGGGTTCGCCCTCCACGCCTGGCGGGGCATGCCGGTGCCCGCCGAGTTCCTCGCCGGTCTCGCCCACCTCACCCCCGAGCGGATACGCGAGGAGGAGAACGCCGAACTGCGGCGCGTGATGCTGGAGTACTACGGCTACGACCGCTACCTCGCCGCGTCCGGTGCCCGGCACCAGCACCGCGACGAGACGGGCGTCCTCTGGCGGATCGAACTCGCCGACGACGAGGACGTGGTGATGGTCGAGGTCGTCAACTCCACGCCCGAGCCGGACGGCACCCACCGCACGTACTGGCTGAGGGTGCCGCCCACGACCCGGACCGCGCGGGAGGGCGTCGCCTGGACCTTCGGGCTCCGGCCCGAGGCGTACGAACCGCTCGTCCAGACCTAG
- a CDS encoding winged helix-turn-helix transcriptional regulator, whose amino-acid sequence MAQTPRPGCPVRGSSSGRPIMAALDLFGRRWSLRIVWELHRGPIGFRPLQQRCDGMSSSVLRRRLVELTQAGLVAQQDDSSYALTALGEDAYRALTPLARWAEGWADALAGQTTHHQTNSENEV is encoded by the coding sequence GTGGCACAGACACCCAGACCGGGGTGCCCGGTCCGCGGTTCCAGCAGCGGCCGCCCGATCATGGCGGCGCTCGATCTGTTCGGGCGGCGCTGGAGCCTGCGCATCGTCTGGGAGCTGCACCGAGGCCCCATAGGCTTTCGCCCCTTGCAGCAGCGCTGCGACGGCATGTCCTCCAGCGTCCTGCGCCGGCGCCTCGTCGAGCTCACCCAGGCGGGCCTCGTCGCGCAGCAGGACGACAGCAGCTACGCCCTCACCGCTCTCGGCGAGGATGCCTACCGCGCCCTGACTCCTCTCGCCCGCTGGGCCGAGGGCTGGGCCGACGCCCTCGCAGGGCAGACCACCCACCACCAGACGAACTCCGAGAACGAGGTGTGA
- a CDS encoding STM4015 family protein yields the protein MTVGTHLQEFHGLPVFDFPGPDAQVELPATDTVAWRISAPTYSDPGDELWGPQFERFLKTVDTGRVRALVVGGWDEAYENSSADIVTALIGANDRLTALEAVFLGDMTGEDCEISWIIQSDVTPLLAAYPALTEFGVRGGTELAFPSIRHTGLRTLVVQTGGLPADVVRGIVGSDLPALEKLELWLGTDEYGGDSTPDDLAPLLAGTAFPALRDLGLCDSVIQDAVAAAVAGAPVVARIERLDLSMGVLTDEGAAALLDGQPLTHLTHLDLSHHYLSEAMCERVRAALVPHGVTVDLGDAQVAEDDGDGDVWRYVAVAE from the coding sequence ATGACCGTTGGCACCCACCTGCAGGAATTCCACGGACTGCCCGTGTTCGACTTCCCGGGCCCGGACGCGCAGGTCGAGCTGCCCGCGACGGACACGGTCGCCTGGCGGATCTCCGCCCCGACGTACTCCGACCCCGGCGACGAGCTGTGGGGGCCGCAGTTCGAGCGGTTCCTGAAGACGGTCGACACGGGACGGGTGCGCGCGCTGGTCGTCGGCGGCTGGGACGAGGCCTACGAGAACTCGTCCGCCGACATCGTCACCGCGCTGATCGGCGCCAACGACCGGCTGACGGCCCTGGAGGCGGTGTTCCTCGGCGACATGACGGGCGAGGACTGCGAGATCTCGTGGATCATCCAGTCCGACGTGACGCCGCTCCTCGCCGCCTACCCGGCCCTGACGGAGTTCGGGGTGCGCGGTGGCACGGAGCTGGCCTTCCCGTCGATCCGGCACACCGGTCTGCGGACCCTGGTCGTCCAGACCGGCGGGCTTCCCGCCGACGTGGTGCGCGGCATCGTCGGCAGCGACCTGCCCGCCCTGGAGAAGCTGGAACTCTGGCTCGGCACCGACGAGTACGGCGGCGACAGCACCCCCGACGACCTGGCGCCGCTGCTCGCCGGCACGGCGTTCCCCGCCCTGCGCGACCTGGGCCTGTGCGACAGCGTCATCCAGGACGCCGTGGCCGCCGCCGTCGCGGGCGCGCCCGTCGTCGCCCGGATCGAGCGGCTCGACCTGTCCATGGGCGTGCTCACCGACGAGGGCGCGGCGGCCCTCCTCGACGGGCAGCCGCTGACCCACCTCACCCACCTCGACCTCTCCCACCACTACCTGTCGGAGGCGATGTGCGAGCGCGTCCGCGCCGCGCTCGTCCCGCACGGCGTGACCGTCGACCTCGGTGACGCCCAGGTGGCGGAGGACGACGGCGACGGGGACGTCTGGCGCTACGTCGCGGTCGCCGAATGA
- a CDS encoding MBL fold metallo-hydrolase: MTGTGSDRSPRARLRALRPESFGAEPTGERLARIRRSPNFADGIFQNPEPARRGPSGSSIEFAKIYFEKEGRARRAPTGAIPVHPTTLADLARPPATGLRLTWMGHSGVLAEIDGHRVLFDPVWGDRCSPFPFAGPKRLHPVPVPLAELGPVDVVVISHDHYDHLDLPTIKALAGTDTLFAVPLGVGAHLEHWGVPASRLRELDWNESTEIGELRLTATPARHFCGRGLRNKQHTLWASWVVRGPAHRIFHSGDTGYFSGFKDIGATHGPFDATMIQIGAYSDFWPDIHMTPAEGMRAHLDLQGGGPGGVMLPIHWGTFNLAPHPWAEPGEGTRDAAEEAGQAVAFPKPGEPFEPGGKLPGESWWRAVSRPLARPWRSPRGVEVAAEARNDDLDLAGDR, from the coding sequence GTGACCGGTACCGGCTCCGACCGTTCGCCGCGGGCCCGGCTGCGCGCGCTGCGCCCCGAGTCCTTCGGCGCGGAACCCACGGGCGAGCGTCTCGCCCGGATCCGCCGCTCGCCGAACTTCGCGGACGGGATCTTCCAGAACCCCGAACCGGCACGACGCGGCCCCTCCGGGTCGAGCATCGAGTTCGCCAAGATCTACTTCGAGAAGGAGGGACGCGCGCGCCGCGCCCCCACCGGCGCGATCCCCGTCCACCCCACCACCCTCGCCGACCTGGCGCGGCCCCCGGCCACCGGTCTGCGCCTGACCTGGATGGGACACTCCGGGGTCCTCGCGGAGATCGACGGCCACCGGGTCCTCTTCGACCCGGTCTGGGGCGACCGCTGCTCGCCGTTCCCCTTCGCGGGCCCCAAACGGCTCCACCCCGTGCCCGTGCCGCTGGCCGAGCTCGGCCCGGTCGACGTGGTCGTGATCTCGCACGACCACTACGACCACCTCGACCTGCCGACGATCAAGGCCCTGGCAGGCACGGATACGCTCTTCGCGGTGCCGCTCGGCGTCGGCGCACACCTGGAGCACTGGGGCGTGCCCGCCTCCCGCCTGCGCGAGCTGGACTGGAACGAGTCCACCGAGATCGGCGAGCTGCGGCTCACGGCCACTCCGGCCCGGCACTTCTGCGGCCGCGGCCTGCGCAACAAGCAGCACACGCTCTGGGCGTCCTGGGTCGTGCGGGGACCGGCCCACCGGATCTTCCACAGCGGCGACACCGGCTACTTCTCCGGCTTCAAGGACATCGGCGCCACCCACGGCCCCTTCGACGCCACCATGATCCAGATCGGCGCCTACTCGGATTTCTGGCCCGACATCCACATGACGCCCGCCGAGGGGATGCGGGCCCATCTGGACCTCCAGGGCGGTGGTCCGGGTGGTGTGATGCTGCCGATCCACTGGGGCACCTTCAACCTGGCCCCGCACCCGTGGGCCGAACCCGGTGAGGGCACGAGGGACGCGGCCGAGGAGGCCGGTCAGGCGGTGGCGTTCCCGAAGCCCGGTGAGCCGTTCGAGCCCGGCGGGAAGCTGCCGGGGGAGTCGTGGTGGCGGGCGGTGTCCCGTCCGTTGGCGCGTCCGTGGCGCAGCCCCCGGGGCGTCGAGGTCGCGGCGGAGGCGCGCAACGACGACCTCGACCTCGCGGGCGACAGGTGA
- a CDS encoding TetR/AcrR family transcriptional regulator: MNQERRDRLGDAAIEVLSESGSRGLTHRAVDAAADVPLGTTKNYFPTRDALLRATTERIIALYEAVPRPAPVDRAGLAALLRTLLEHVRGPGRVRVLALLELQCEAARTPWLATSLDAFAAADFAYFEHAQRSAGLPVTPQRAATVTMALHAALPHLVAESPATQAAAGLDDLEGFVDDLLNTVYGAP; the protein is encoded by the coding sequence GTGAATCAGGAAAGACGGGATCGCCTGGGCGACGCGGCCATCGAGGTACTGTCGGAATCCGGCAGCCGGGGCCTGACGCACCGGGCCGTCGACGCCGCAGCGGATGTGCCCCTGGGCACCACCAAGAACTACTTCCCCACCAGAGACGCGCTGTTGAGGGCGACGACGGAGCGCATCATCGCGCTGTACGAGGCGGTCCCCAGACCCGCACCCGTCGACCGGGCAGGCCTGGCCGCCCTGTTGCGCACGCTCCTGGAGCACGTCAGAGGGCCCGGCCGTGTGCGGGTGCTCGCCCTCCTGGAGCTGCAGTGCGAGGCCGCACGGACTCCGTGGCTGGCCACGTCACTCGACGCCTTCGCGGCCGCCGACTTCGCGTACTTCGAGCACGCCCAGCGCAGCGCGGGCCTGCCCGTCACCCCGCAGCGCGCCGCCACCGTCACCATGGCCCTGCACGCCGCACTCCCCCACCTGGTGGCCGAGAGCCCCGCGACGCAGGCGGCGGCCGGGCTCGACGACCTCGAAGGCTTCGTCGACGACCTCCTGAACACGGTGTACGGGGCACCATGA
- a CDS encoding STM4014 family protein — MAVGDSPDIRRPRLVVVGDPAGRRVAFFQDALRAAGLPGARAVSWPDVLGGRARFAAGETVRLDSPGEDPEADRLLRGVDDPARVEGTGRWYEGFTAAVSGLARSVAEAGAVLVDDPAELAVLFDKRLSHGRLRAAGVPVPESPTSGPDAPAVRGWADVRALTAESGMRRVFVKLAHGSSASGVLALETNGAGRVQATTSVERAADGRLFNSLRVRRYTSEREVAAIVDALAPDGLHVERWLPKATQDGRAADLRVVVIDGRATHAVLRTSRSPMTNLHLGGARGDLDAARAAIAAAGSRWADALGVCERAAAAFPGTRCVGVDLLPASGWRRFAVGEVNAFGDLLPGLTGLPGSGAEGLDTYGAQVAAQFGSGQGAARTHDTTRAIRTTGTTGITRPTGTTGTTRTTTGTSTT; from the coding sequence GTGGCCGTCGGGGATTCGCCGGACATCCGACGGCCGCGCCTCGTGGTCGTCGGCGATCCGGCGGGCCGCCGCGTCGCGTTCTTCCAGGACGCGCTGCGGGCCGCCGGGCTGCCCGGGGCGCGGGCGGTGTCCTGGCCGGACGTGCTCGGGGGCCGGGCGCGGTTCGCCGCGGGCGAGACCGTACGTCTGGACTCTCCCGGCGAGGATCCCGAGGCCGACCGGCTGCTGCGCGGGGTCGACGATCCGGCCCGGGTCGAGGGCACCGGCCGCTGGTACGAAGGGTTCACCGCGGCCGTGTCCGGTCTCGCCCGCTCCGTCGCGGAGGCGGGCGCCGTCCTCGTCGACGACCCCGCCGAGCTCGCGGTCCTGTTCGACAAGAGGCTGAGCCACGGCCGGCTGAGGGCGGCCGGGGTCCCGGTGCCCGAGTCGCCGACCTCGGGACCCGACGCCCCGGCGGTGCGCGGCTGGGCGGACGTCAGGGCGCTGACCGCCGAGAGCGGCATGCGCCGGGTCTTCGTGAAGCTCGCGCACGGCTCCTCCGCCTCGGGGGTGCTCGCGCTGGAGACGAACGGCGCGGGCCGGGTCCAGGCCACCACCTCGGTGGAGCGCGCAGCCGACGGGCGGCTCTTCAACTCCCTGCGGGTACGGCGCTACACGAGCGAGCGCGAGGTCGCCGCGATCGTGGACGCCCTCGCCCCCGACGGCCTGCACGTCGAGCGCTGGCTGCCGAAGGCCACCCAGGACGGCCGGGCCGCCGATCTGCGGGTGGTCGTGATCGACGGGCGCGCCACCCACGCCGTGCTCCGCACCAGCCGCTCCCCCATGACCAATCTGCACCTGGGCGGCGCCCGGGGCGACCTGGACGCCGCACGGGCGGCGATCGCCGCGGCCGGAAGCCGCTGGGCGGACGCCCTCGGGGTGTGCGAGCGGGCCGCCGCCGCCTTCCCCGGCACCCGCTGCGTGGGCGTCGACCTGTTGCCCGCGAGCGGCTGGCGCCGCTTCGCCGTGGGCGAGGTGAACGCCTTCGGCGATCTGCTGCCCGGGCTCACGGGCCTGCCCGGCAGCGGTGCCGAGGGGCTCGACACGTACGGTGCGCAGGTGGCCGCGCAGTTCGGGAGCGGCCAGGGCGCAGCCCGTACCCACGACACCACCCGCGCCATCCGTACAACCGGCACCACCGGCATCACCCGCCCGACCGGCACCACCGGCACCACCCGCACCACCACAGGAACGAGCACCACGTGA
- a CDS encoding alpha/beta hydrolase has translation MAVGYLVTAVMAALIVVFCLVRIRGPKPLFFFSYRLGLVFNEMPFVVLYALAASTALAFAEGDIATGADRAAVGLAFASAAGLVVVARRGMRTASVVRLALDEALGAGTGTRRRPPLARILLRPFFRRRGDVRRVGNLRYGDGGRRNLLDVYHHRSRPQGGPVLIHFHGGHYDRGRKNTQSLPLLHRLASQGWICISANYRLRPGFSHPTHLIDAKKVIAWAREHAEEYGAAPGAAVFVSGSSAGGHMAALAALTPDEPSYQPGFEEADTSVTAVIVLNGYLGAYFDGDPATSPVNLVRADAPPFLIAHGDLDELVETENPKALVAALRSVSTSPVVYVELPGAHHAFDLFHSFRFEALIDGIEDFATWVRAGRKSL, from the coding sequence ATGGCTGTGGGTTATCTGGTGACCGCGGTGATGGCCGCGCTGATCGTGGTGTTCTGTCTGGTTCGCATCCGCGGGCCGAAGCCGCTCTTCTTCTTCAGTTACCGGCTCGGTCTGGTCTTCAACGAGATGCCGTTCGTCGTCCTCTACGCGCTGGCGGCATCGACGGCGCTCGCCTTCGCGGAGGGCGACATCGCCACGGGCGCCGACCGGGCGGCCGTCGGGCTGGCGTTCGCCTCGGCCGCGGGGCTCGTGGTGGTCGCCCGGCGCGGGATGCGGACGGCGTCCGTGGTTCGGCTCGCGCTGGACGAGGCGCTCGGCGCCGGTACGGGCACGCGCCGCCGGCCGCCACTGGCGCGCATTCTGCTCCGGCCGTTCTTCCGTCGCCGCGGTGACGTCAGGAGGGTGGGCAACCTCCGTTACGGGGACGGCGGCCGCCGCAACCTCCTCGACGTCTACCACCACCGCTCGCGCCCCCAGGGCGGCCCCGTGCTGATCCACTTCCACGGCGGCCACTACGACCGGGGCCGGAAGAACACCCAGTCGCTGCCCCTGCTCCACCGGCTCGCGAGCCAGGGCTGGATCTGCATCAGTGCCAACTACCGCCTGCGGCCCGGCTTCTCGCACCCGACGCATCTGATCGACGCGAAGAAGGTCATCGCCTGGGCGCGCGAACACGCCGAGGAGTACGGCGCGGCCCCCGGGGCGGCCGTGTTCGTGTCGGGGAGTTCGGCGGGCGGACACATGGCGGCACTTGCCGCCCTCACCCCCGACGAACCCTCCTACCAGCCGGGGTTCGAGGAGGCGGACACCTCCGTGACCGCCGTCATCGTGCTCAACGGTTACCTCGGGGCGTACTTCGACGGGGACCCCGCGACCTCGCCGGTGAACCTCGTCCGGGCAGACGCGCCACCGTTCCTCATCGCGCACGGCGACCTGGACGAGCTGGTGGAGACCGAGAACCCCAAGGCCCTCGTCGCCGCCCTGCGATCCGTCTCCACCTCGCCGGTGGTGTACGTCGAACTCCCCGGCGCGCACCACGCCTTCGACCTCTTCCACTCCTTCCGCTTCGAGGCGCTCATCGACGGCATCGAGGACTTCGCCACATGGGTGAGGGCGGGGAGGAAGTCGCTCTAG
- a CDS encoding TetR/AcrR family transcriptional regulator: MARVRLSVAERRDELLRAAVEQIEARGVAAVRISDVAAALGVSNALVLYHFSSKEQLVAAAFTHAAEGDLAQLRRLLGRRSTAVRRLRAAVRWYAPTGQAKGWRLWIEGWAVSLRDPELRRVAASLDQEWKAALTRVIEEGTAAGEFRCADPAGAAWRLTAFLDGLAVQTTAYTGALPRTTMLRWADAALSRELDLPAGAPAGPAGAEDPAGPGKPTGPAEPAGPGKPAGPEEPAGPENPARPEDSAGPGT, encoded by the coding sequence GTGGCGAGAGTGCGGTTGAGCGTGGCCGAGCGGCGGGACGAACTGCTGAGGGCCGCCGTCGAGCAGATCGAGGCACGCGGCGTCGCGGCCGTCCGGATCTCCGACGTGGCCGCCGCGCTCGGCGTGAGCAACGCGCTCGTGCTCTACCACTTCTCCTCGAAGGAACAGCTGGTCGCCGCGGCCTTCACCCACGCGGCCGAGGGCGACCTCGCCCAGCTGCGCCGGCTGCTCGGACGACGCTCCACGGCCGTGCGACGGCTGCGGGCCGCCGTGCGCTGGTACGCCCCGACCGGCCAGGCCAAGGGCTGGCGGCTGTGGATCGAGGGCTGGGCGGTCTCCCTGCGCGACCCGGAACTGCGCCGGGTCGCCGCCTCCCTCGACCAGGAGTGGAAGGCGGCGCTGACCCGGGTGATCGAGGAGGGGACCGCCGCCGGGGAGTTCCGCTGCGCGGATCCGGCCGGGGCGGCCTGGCGGCTCACCGCCTTCCTCGACGGCCTCGCCGTCCAGACGACGGCCTACACCGGCGCCCTCCCGCGCACCACGATGCTGCGCTGGGCGGACGCGGCTCTCTCCCGGGAGCTGGACCTGCCGGCGGGAGCTCCGGCCGGACCGGCGGGGGCGGAGGACCCGGCAGGGCCGGGGAAGCCGACAGGGCCGGCGGAACCGGCAGGCCCGGGGAAGCCGGCAGGCCCGGAGGAACCGGCAGGCCCGGAGAACCCGGCGAGGCCGGAAGACTCGGCAGGCCCAGGGACCTGA
- a CDS encoding MerR family transcriptional regulator, which produces MNGETLYSIGDLARRTGLTVKAVRFYADTGIVPPTDRTPAGYRRYGPDALARIELVRTLRELGVDLATIRKVMDREVSLADVAATHAQALDVQIRVLRQRRAVLTAVVRRGSTPEEMDLMHKLARLSEAERQSLIDDFLGAVFDGLRDHPAFAAVIRSLTPELPDDPEPDQIEAWVELAELCQNEGFRSTLHGMARDLAVDRASGDATGLPRILAEAVRAQVTPALEAGVAPDSAEAEPIVTALAARYAHILDGPASQDTPALHRRLAARLDRMNDPRRDRYLSLLAVVNGWPAPESLAPALTWTTAALRARTARR; this is translated from the coding sequence ATGAACGGCGAGACGCTCTATTCGATCGGTGATCTGGCTCGGCGGACGGGTCTGACGGTGAAGGCCGTCCGGTTCTACGCGGACACCGGGATCGTGCCACCGACCGACCGCACCCCTGCCGGATACCGCCGGTACGGCCCCGATGCCCTTGCCCGCATCGAACTCGTACGCACCCTCCGGGAGTTGGGCGTCGATCTGGCCACGATCCGCAAGGTCATGGACCGGGAGGTCTCGCTGGCGGACGTCGCGGCGACGCACGCCCAGGCACTGGACGTGCAGATCCGCGTCCTGCGGCAGCGCCGCGCCGTGCTGACGGCGGTGGTCAGGCGCGGCTCGACCCCCGAGGAGATGGACCTCATGCACAAACTGGCACGCCTGTCGGAAGCCGAACGGCAGTCTCTGATCGACGACTTCCTCGGTGCCGTGTTCGACGGCCTGCGGGATCACCCCGCGTTCGCGGCGGTCATCCGCTCGTTGACCCCCGAGCTGCCCGACGACCCCGAACCCGATCAGATCGAGGCATGGGTGGAGCTGGCCGAACTGTGCCAGAACGAGGGTTTCCGCTCCACGCTGCACGGCATGGCCCGGGACCTGGCGGTCGACCGGGCCTCGGGTGATGCCACGGGCCTGCCCCGGATCCTCGCCGAAGCCGTACGAGCCCAGGTGACACCGGCACTTGAGGCCGGTGTCGCACCGGACTCGGCCGAAGCGGAGCCGATCGTCACCGCACTCGCGGCCCGCTACGCGCACATCCTCGACGGCCCGGCCTCCCAGGACACCCCTGCCCTCCACCGGCGCCTCGCCGCCCGGCTGGACCGGATGAACGACCCGCGCCGGGACCGGTACCTGTCCCTGCTGGCCGTCGTCAACGGCTGGCCGGCACCCGAGAGCCTGGCCCCCGCGCTCACCTGGACCACCGCGGCACTCCGCGCCCGGACAGCGCGGCGATGA